The following proteins are co-located in the Bacteroidota bacterium genome:
- a CDS encoding 9-O-acetylesterase: LHGFTIAGNDMKFYFADARIVGNTVVVSSPDVPKPVSVRYGWADFPKVNLFNKKGLPASPFRTDDWPLPTNNMKVPYFNNKN; encoded by the coding sequence CCTTCACGGTTTTACGATTGCCGGGAACGATATGAAGTTTTATTTTGCTGATGCCAGGATTGTTGGGAATACGGTTGTAGTATCTTCCCCCGACGTTCCAAAACCGGTATCGGTTCGTTATGGTTGGGCAGATTTTCCAAAGGTTAATTTATTTAATAAAAAAGGATTGCCGGCGTCGCCTTTTCGTACTGATGATTGGCCATTACCAACTAATAACATGAAAGTACCTTATTTCAATAACAAAAATTAG
- the uxaC gene encoding glucuronate isomerase: MKNFLDENFLLQNKTAESLFHEHSEKLPIIDYHCHLSPKDIADDRQFDNLTQIWLEGDHYKWRAMRANGVPEKYITGDASENEKFLKWAETVPYTLRNPLYHWTHLELLHPFGIHKILNPATAQEIYDECTQMLRTKEFSVRGIMKKMNVELVCTTDDPIDNLQYHQKIKKDNFSVRVLPAWRPDKSMAVESPENFNAYVDKLAQAADVDIRDFKSLISALEKRHDFFHQEGCRLSDHGLDTFLAEDYTDNEIEQVFKKVRGGKQLDLLEISKFKSAMLYQFAYMDHKKGWTQQFHVGAIRNNNTRMFKQLGPDTGYDAINDPSFAASMVKFFDKLSLTGQLTKTMVYNLNPKDNELMVTIIGSFNDGTIPGKMQYGSGWWFLDQKDGMQKQMTALSNLGLLSRFVGMTTDSRSFLSYTRHEYFRRILCNLIGTDVENGEIPNDMALIGKMAEDISYYNAKNYFQF, encoded by the coding sequence ATGAAAAATTTTCTGGATGAAAATTTCTTATTGCAAAATAAGACAGCCGAAAGCTTATTTCATGAACATTCTGAAAAGCTTCCCATTATAGATTATCATTGCCATCTGTCACCTAAGGATATTGCTGATGACCGGCAGTTCGACAATCTGACTCAGATCTGGCTCGAAGGCGATCATTATAAATGGCGTGCCATGCGTGCCAACGGTGTTCCCGAAAAATATATTACAGGCGATGCCAGCGAAAATGAAAAGTTTCTTAAATGGGCTGAAACAGTACCCTATACCCTTAGAAATCCACTTTACCACTGGACTCACCTGGAGTTGCTTCATCCTTTTGGCATACATAAAATTTTAAATCCTGCTACAGCCCAAGAAATTTACGATGAATGCACGCAGATGCTGCGGACCAAGGAATTCAGCGTAAGAGGCATCATGAAAAAGATGAACGTCGAATTGGTTTGTACCACCGACGATCCTATTGATAATCTGCAATATCACCAGAAAATTAAAAAAGACAACTTTTCCGTAAGGGTATTGCCTGCCTGGAGGCCAGATAAATCCATGGCTGTCGAATCCCCTGAAAACTTCAACGCCTATGTGGATAAACTTGCTCAGGCCGCTGACGTAGATATCAGGGATTTCAAATCATTAATATCAGCCCTGGAAAAAAGGCACGACTTTTTTCATCAGGAAGGATGCAGGCTTTCGGACCATGGACTGGATACTTTTTTGGCAGAAGATTATACGGATAACGAAATAGAACAGGTTTTCAAGAAAGTACGCGGTGGCAAACAACTGGACTTATTGGAAATTTCAAAGTTCAAGTCAGCCATGTTGTATCAGTTTGCTTACATGGACCATAAAAAAGGCTGGACCCAGCAATTTCATGTCGGAGCTATTCGCAACAACAATACCCGTATGTTTAAACAACTCGGACCGGATACCGGTTATGACGCCATCAATGATCCCTCATTCGCAGCTTCAATGGTTAAATTTTTTGACAAGTTGAGCCTCACCGGCCAACTGACAAAAACTATGGTATATAACCTTAACCCCAAGGATAATGAGTTGATGGTAACCATCATTGGCAGCTTTAATGACGGCACCATTCCGGGCAAAATGCAATATGGCAGCGGATGGTGGTTCCTGGATCAAAAAGACGGAATGCAGAAACAGATGACAGCCCTTTCAAACCTCGGTTTATTAAGCCGTTTTGTAGGAATGACCACTGATTCCCGTAGTTTCCTATCCTATACAAGGCATGAATATTTCCGCAGAATTCTTTGTAATCTGATTGGAACTGATGTCGAAAATGGTGAAATTCCCAATGACATGGCTCTTATCGGTAAAATGGCAGAGGATATCAGTTATTACAATGCAAAAAATTATTTTCAATTTTAA
- a CDS encoding MFS transporter codes for MPLKINEEKMTYFRWVICGMLFFATTVNYMDRQVLSLTWKDFISPEFHWTNNDYGSIVALFSMFYAISMLFAGRIVDWLDTKKGYLWAIGIWSFGAVLHAFCGIATSGILTGHWLVGFKAAKDYIHMVDNVGLITTVSVTLFICARFVLAFGEAGNFPAAIKATAEYFPKKDRAFSTSIFNSGATVGALVAPVTIPVIAAKCGWEMAFVIIGAIGFIWLGFWVFIYKKPNVHPCVNKAELDYIQQDTLQETSEIKEKKADRKLSFKECFKYKQTWAFAVGKFMTDGVWWFYLYWTPAYLSDVYGLTSNTKMAQLLLFVLYAITMLSIIGGWLPSYFVNKKKMNPYASRMRSMLIFAFFPLLALLAQPLGHFSPWFPVIIIGIAGAAHQAWSANIFSTVGDMFPPSAIATVTGIGGMAGGVGSFIINKGSGALFDFAAKTHMKFAGFEGIRSGYFIIFSICAVAYLIGWIIMKTLVPKYKPIV; via the coding sequence ATGCCTTTAAAAATTAACGAAGAAAAAATGACATATTTCAGATGGGTAATCTGCGGAATGTTATTTTTTGCTACTACGGTCAATTATATGGACCGTCAGGTTCTTTCCCTGACCTGGAAAGATTTTATTTCACCGGAATTTCATTGGACAAACAATGATTATGGAAGTATAGTAGCCCTTTTCTCAATGTTCTATGCAATTAGTATGTTATTTGCCGGTAGGATTGTCGACTGGCTGGATACCAAAAAAGGTTACCTCTGGGCCATTGGAATCTGGTCTTTTGGTGCAGTTTTACATGCATTTTGTGGAATAGCCACTTCCGGTATCCTCACTGGTCATTGGCTTGTGGGTTTTAAAGCAGCCAAAGATTATATCCACATGGTCGATAATGTAGGCCTGATCACTACAGTGAGTGTGACATTATTCATTTGTGCACGCTTTGTCCTTGCATTTGGTGAAGCAGGCAACTTTCCAGCCGCAATAAAAGCCACAGCCGAATATTTTCCCAAAAAAGACCGGGCTTTTTCCACCAGTATTTTTAATTCCGGAGCAACTGTAGGAGCCTTGGTTGCTCCTGTCACCATCCCTGTAATTGCAGCCAAATGTGGTTGGGAAATGGCATTTGTGATTATCGGTGCAATTGGTTTTATTTGGTTGGGGTTTTGGGTATTTATCTATAAGAAACCTAATGTCCATCCCTGTGTAAACAAAGCAGAATTGGATTATATTCAACAGGATACCCTTCAGGAAACTAGTGAAATAAAAGAAAAGAAGGCGGACAGGAAACTTTCCTTCAAGGAATGTTTCAAATACAAACAAACTTGGGCTTTTGCTGTGGGCAAATTTATGACCGACGGGGTATGGTGGTTTTACTTGTACTGGACACCAGCTTACCTGAGTGATGTTTATGGACTTACTTCAAATACCAAAATGGCGCAGCTTCTTTTGTTTGTGCTATATGCAATTACCATGTTATCCATTATTGGCGGTTGGCTGCCATCCTATTTTGTAAACAAAAAGAAGATGAATCCTTATGCAAGCCGTATGCGTTCAATGTTAATTTTTGCATTCTTCCCTCTTTTAGCGCTGTTGGCTCAACCTTTGGGACATTTCTCCCCATGGTTCCCGGTAATCATCATTGGTATTGCAGGTGCTGCCCACCAGGCATGGTCGGCTAATATATTCTCCACTGTAGGAGATATGTTCCCTCCTTCTGCTATTGCTACAGTAACAGGTATTGGCGGTATGGCCGGTGGTGTGGGATCGTTCATCATTAATAAGGGCTCCGGAGCCTTATTTGATTTCGCAGCAAAAACACATATGAAATTTGCCGGTTTTGAAGGAATTAGATCAGGCTATTTCATTATTTTCTCAATATGCGCTGTTGCTTATCTTATAGGATGGATAATCATGAAAACACTCGTGCCAAAATATAAACCTATTGTCTAA